The Euphorbia lathyris chromosome 2, ddEupLath1.1, whole genome shotgun sequence genome includes a window with the following:
- the LOC136220345 gene encoding uncharacterized protein, with product MALHSLTWGYVRIITGTIGGGLLGFYVMHRLEVSYKEKMNERLRKYESELKRREQVNQLEDSV from the exons aTGGCGTTGCATTCGCTGACATGGGGTTACGTACGAATCATCACCGGAACAATTGGTGGTGGACTCCTAGGTTTCTACGTTATGCATCGTCTTGAAGTCAGCTACAAG GAGAAGATGAATGAGAGATTAAGGAAGTACGAAAGTGAACTAAAGAGGAGAGAGCAGGTTAATCAGCTCGAAGACTCTGTTTAG